The DNA segment ACGGGGACCAGGGCCACCTCGTCGAACGCGGCCGCCCCGAAGAAGCCGCCCAGCACACTGCCGCTGTGCTTACGGAACTCGCGCATCACCTTCGGGCGCACCGCGGCGGCGGTGGGAACGTCCTGCGTGGACGGTTGGACAACTGCGACCATGTCGCCTCCAGGCGTCGGTGTTGACACAAAGACTATCCCTTTGTGTCAACATGTCAACGGTCCAGCACCTCGAAGCACGCCGCGACGCGATCGATCCACCACTGCCGGCGCTCGGACGGCGCAGCCAGGGCGCTCAACCGGTCCGGATCCGGCACGACGGGTGCGACCGGCAACAATCCGTCGACAGGGGTCAGGGGCGCGGCGACGTCCTCGACGAACAGCCCACCGGTGCCCAGGCCGCAACCATGCTCCAGCCGCGGCAGCGCCGCCGCCGCATACAGCCCGCGCGCGATGCCCACCGCCGAATCCAGCGCGCTGGACACCACGATCGGGATGTCGATCTGCGCGGCGATGTCGAGCAGCGGCTGCACTCCGCCCAGCGGGGCCACCTTGACCACCGCGACATCGGCGGCCCCGGCCCGCACCACGTGCAGCGGATCCTCCGCCTTGCGAATGCTCTCGTCCGCCGCGATGGGAACCGCGACGCGCGAACGTAATTCGGCGAGTTCGGCCACCGTCCGGCACGGCTGCTCGAGGTACTCCAACGTGCCGTCGGCGGTCAGTGCGGCCGCCGCGACCACCGCCTCCTCGACCGTCCAGCCGCCGTTGGCGTCCACACGCACCGTCGGCACCGCCGCCCGTACCGCGTTGACCCGGGCGACGTCGTCGGCCAGCGTCTGCCCCGCCTCGGCCACCTTCACCTTGGCCGTCCGCGCGCCGGGGAACCGGGCCAGCACCTCGGGCACCTGGGCGGCGTTCACCGCGGGCACCGTCGCGTTGATCGCGATGCGGTCGCGCCGAGTGGCCGGCGCTGCGGAGTAGGCCGCCTCGATCGCCGACGCCAGCCACGTCGCGGCCTCCGCAGGTGCGTACTCGAGGAACGGTCCGAATTCGCCCCACCCCGCCGGGCCCTCGATCAGCGCGAGTTCGCGCACTGTGATGCCGCGGAAGCGGACCCGCATCGGCAGGGAGACGACGTGGAGCCGATCGAGCAGATCGGCGAGGGTCGGTGTCACACCGCCAGTCTCGCCGACCTCACACCGTCGCCCGGTCGCGGCCCTCCCAATACGGGTTGCGGAGGTCTTTCTTGAGGATCTTGCCCGTCGGGTTGCGCGGCAATTCGTCGACGATGTCGATGCTGCGGGGGCACTTGTACCGCGCCAGCCGCTCGCGGCACCACTCGGTCAGTTCCCCTTCGGAGGCCGAACCCTCGATCGCCACAACGGCTTTGACGGCCTCGCCCCACTTCTCGTCGGGCACTCCGATCACGGCGACCTCCGTCACCGCCGGATGTTCGGCGAGCACCCGCTCCACCTCGATGGAGTAGACGTTCTCCCCACCCGAGATGATCATGTCCTTGAGCCGGTCCTCGACGAAGAGGTACCCGTCCGGGTCGATGCGCCCGACGTCGCCGGTGCGAAACCAGCCGTCGGCCGTGACGGATTCTGCGGTCGCCTCCGGCTTGTTGTGGTAGCCCTTCATCAACTGCGGTGTGCGGAACCACAATTCGCCCTGCCGGTCGGTCGGCACCTCCTCGCCGGTGTCGGGGTCGACCACCCGCAGTTCGGCCTTGGGAATGAGCCGCCCCGCGCTGACCAGCCGCTCGGGATGTTCGGCGTCGCGGTGGGCGTCGGGCATCAGGTGACTGATCACCCCGCACACCTCCGTCAACCCGTACACCTGGATGAAATCGGTGTCGGGCCAGGCGTCGAGCGCCTGGCGCAACAGCGGGAGCGGCATCGGGGACGCGCCGTAGCAGAACGTCTTGAGTGCGCCGAACAGCTTCACCGCGTCCGGACCGGCCTCGAGCACCTTGGCCAGGACGGCGGGCACCAGGAAGGTGCGGTTGGCGCCTCTGAGGATCGCATCGGCCAGCGACGCCCCGTCCACCTCGCGCGTCATCACGCTGGGCACGCCGTCGTGGATGCCGAA comes from the Mycolicibacterium litorale genome and includes:
- a CDS encoding long-chain-fatty-acid--CoA ligase, with the translated sequence MSALPEPRFLDDRLSHWAQTTPDGEAIVYLDRSWTWSQWDGRVRRLAGALTSFGVGHGDAVAFLDKNHPACVELTFAAASLGAANAVVNFRLAGDELDYVLNDSGAKVLIVGRDLRPAIDKIRDRLTHVEHVVEVTPEGGDGDEYEALLAGATPAGRAADVAPDDVCVIMYSSGTTGRPKGVELTQANLIAHTVNAHDGWGFDDGDKNMVSMPLFHVGGQSYVQFGIHDGVPSVMTREVDGASLADAILRGANRTFLVPAVLAKVLEAGPDAVKLFGALKTFCYGASPMPLPLLRQALDAWPDTDFIQVYGLTEVCGVISHLMPDAHRDAEHPERLVSAGRLIPKAELRVVDPDTGEEVPTDRQGELWFRTPQLMKGYHNKPEATAESVTADGWFRTGDVGRIDPDGYLFVEDRLKDMIISGGENVYSIEVERVLAEHPAVTEVAVIGVPDEKWGEAVKAVVAIEGSASEGELTEWCRERLARYKCPRSIDIVDELPRNPTGKILKKDLRNPYWEGRDRATV
- a CDS encoding o-succinylbenzoate synthase — translated: MTPTLADLLDRLHVVSLPMRVRFRGITVRELALIEGPAGWGEFGPFLEYAPAEAATWLASAIEAAYSAAPATRRDRIAINATVPAVNAAQVPEVLARFPGARTAKVKVAEAGQTLADDVARVNAVRAAVPTVRVDANGGWTVEEAVVAAAALTADGTLEYLEQPCRTVAELAELRSRVAVPIAADESIRKAEDPLHVVRAGAADVAVVKVAPLGGVQPLLDIAAQIDIPIVVSSALDSAVGIARGLYAAAALPRLEHGCGLGTGGLFVEDVAAPLTPVDGLLPVAPVVPDPDRLSALAAPSERRQWWIDRVAACFEVLDR